GCCAGGACCTGTACAGGGTCTCGATGTTCTTCACGCCATAACGCGCGGGCTTGTTCACGCACGAAATGCATGAGTTTGTATTTCAACCGCAGCCGTGTCCACCATAACTCTCCATCTGGAATCTCGTGAACCCGCAACCACAGGGCAGGTGAATCGTGACGCTTGATCCAGTCGGGCCCCAGATATTTATCATACAAACGATCAAGTTCGGGGGCGAGCCATGTGGGTGTATGGACACCGTTGGTAATGGATGAGATCGGAACGCGCTCGACTGGCGTGTCTGGCCACAGTCGCTGCCACATCCGGCGTGATACCTCACCATGAGTTTTACTCACGCCGTTGCACTTGCCGGCCATGCCTAATGCCAACACGGTCATATGAAAGACTTCCCCCCATGGTTCACGATGCGCACCGAGGGCGAGAAAGCGGTCTCGATCCAAACCGATCTGATCCCAATAATTGGACAAATATTTCTCGACCAGGTGGAACGGAAAGGCATCGTGGCCGGCAGGGACCGGGGTATGAGTGGTAAAAACTGTGGTACGTCGGACTTCGGCCACTGCCTCGTCAAAAGTTTTGCCACTGGCGACGAGTTCTCTCACGCGTTCGATCGTCACGAAAGCGGCATGGCCTTCGTTGAGATGCCAGACGCTGGGGGTGATGCCGAGGGCACGAAGGACCCGGATGCCACCCATGCCTAAGACGATTTCTTGGAGTACACGGGTTTCTTGGTCACCACCATACAAACGTGCGGAGAGTTCGCGATCCCATGGGGCGTTCTCTTCAACATCCGTATCCATCAAATACAATACTGAGCGTCCGACTTTGACGTGCCAGACGGTGACGTAAATCTGTCGGTCACCGATCGGGACCGCGACTAAACAGCGCTGCCCGTCAGGAGTACGTGCTTCAACGAGAGGTGCTTCCGCCCGATCGAGATGTTCGTACACCGCTTCTTGACGTCCATCAACGGAAAGGCGCTGATGAAAATAGCCCAATGGGTACATGAACCCGACCCCGACAAAGGGAAGGCCGAGGTCACTGGCTTCTTTACAATGATCTCCTGCCAAGATGCCAAGCCCGCCGCCATAGATAGGCAATGAATTATGGATCCCAAATTCAGCCGAGAAGTAGGCGACCGTCGTGTTGAGTAACGGGGTCGCGGAGCGTGCGACCCAGATGTCACGATTAGTGATGTCGGCATCAAACGCGACCATCACTGCATCATAACGACGCAAGAACGCTGGATCCTGGGCGAGGACTGTCAGCCGCTCAGGTTTCACTTCACGCAATAATTTTACCGGATTATGTTGCGTGATCGCCCAGAGCGTCGGGTCGATAGTAGCAAAAAGGGCATCGGCTTCCTTATGCCAACTCCACCATAAGTTATGGGCAAGTTCGTATAAACGCTGAATACG
The Deltaproteobacteria bacterium DNA segment above includes these coding regions:
- a CDS encoding glycosyltransferase family 1 protein, whose translation is MLFMELTMSSLPVRIQRLYELAHNLWWSWHKEADALFATIDPTLWAITQHNPVKLLREVKPERLTVLAQDPAFLRRYDAVMVAFDADITNRDIWVARSATPLLNTTVAYFSAEFGIHNSLPIYGGGLGILAGDHCKEASDLGLPFVGVGFMYPLGYFHQRLSVDGRQEAVYEHLDRAEAPLVEARTPDGQRCLVAVPIGDRQIYVTVWHVKVGRSVLYLMDTDVEENAPWDRELSARLYGGDQETRVLQEIVLGMGGIRVLRALGITPSVWHLNEGHAAFVTIERVRELVASGKTFDEAVAEVRRTTVFTTHTPVPAGHDAFPFHLVEKYLSNYWDQIGLDRDRFLALGAHREPWGEVFHMTVLALGMAGKCNGVSKTHGEVSRRMWQRLWPDTPVERVPISSITNGVHTPTWLAPELDRLYDKYLGPDWIKRHDSPALWLRVHEIPDGELWWTRLRLKYKLMHFVREQARALWREEHRDPVQVLASGALLDPEALTIGFARRFATYKRATLLLQDLARLQTILQDRWKPVQIVFAGKAHPADEPGKHLIHQVYALAKEYGLGGQIAFVEDYDIRVAKFLVQGVDVWLNNPVPPLEASGTSGQKASLNGVPNLSIADGWWCEAYNGGNGWTIGPTNPLAEIENRDTHDASALYQLLESEIVPLFYQRDSDGVPRGWVRVVKEAIASVAPLFSARRMVKEYIERFYLPAAGDPPKIAMTVNGNEHSAAHEID